A region of the Nymphalis io chromosome 6, ilAglIoxx1.1, whole genome shotgun sequence genome:
aaaaacttaaatacattttagtgaCCCAAACAGTGTTTGAGGACTTcggtttataaaatgtatacatgtaataaatctgtaactgatcgttGTCTGAACATGGaaaatatatgagtaaaactattaccgggggcctttatcaacgcaatagaacccaaaacaatgattgttagagtTTTCTCATGTATTACAATTGCATGTTGCCCTATCTAAATCCGAGTGCGgcaaaaaccgaataaatactaatatcccacgaaaataaaactaaatatgttgtatatactgtaatattaagtctgctcttagtgatttttgtaagttatacgcgggtgaaaccgccgGCACAGCTagtgtataataaagtaaaaatacgaAAGTATGAAGTATacattacaaatgtttttatacgAAAAATAAACAACGCAAacatttcgataaaaaatatcgagtcGTAGAAAAAGTAATTCTGATAAAATTCGAAAATGAACAACTGGGAATACTTTGTCTTAACAGATAAGCTTTAACTAAATCTGTCAAGAGAGAGTGTATGAATGGCAAATGTCGAGTCATAGTCTTTAGTCGCTTGACtctaaaaattaagaaataatttatatcataattagttataagtggactaataataacaatggtaataataaataatatattatctcttataatataagcacagttgcttaaaaaataatttaatgtgtttatttttaaatttaaatctggaATCTATCTCTATGTATAAGAACTAAAGTGCGTCGCGTCCGTGACACCAAGCAACAGCAAGCAGAAGCAGTGCAGTGGTCGCCATACGACAGCGCATCGTATTTCCTGTTCGCAGTTCACATATGTTGTATGCATGCATTAACGATGTCAACAAAATCCTAGAAGTAAAAAATTTgctgtattaattttttgtcgAACGCATGTGCTTTCACTAATCAGCATTGGAACAGAGTAATGGAATTAATTAGCTATTAAGGTTCCCATCAAacggagaggaagccttagccgaggaacatttactttactttttgtaCCCTTATAATATCACAccgaatatataaatgaatgtttaaatttcttgtaaatatttgGACACGgggtaattttaataatcattaaagttaaaaaaactaatgatGACGACGTAATCAGTCCATAATAAAAAACTTCGAAAAAATGTGACTTACCTCGGTTCATTTTATTGGCAAAAAATTTGTTCAATCATCAAATTCTATGTTCTAATTGTACTTGAAAGTTATCCAAGTGTTTTGTAACCAATGTATGTTTCACTCTTAGAGGGTTCTGCTCATTGTATATGAAAGAAGCAGCTGGTTTTAGTCGATACTTCCGTAAAATAGAGACTAGGGTCGTTTTCAATGAGATGATGCCTATTCGACTacctgaaattatttttatatatattaaatattatgttagcatttttaaaatataacatactttattattaattagatttgaatgtgtttaatatagaataattattctCATATGTTATAGATGTAGAAAATACTCATATCTTACCAGCGCAGTTTCGTGGTCCTGTGCTAAAAGGTATATAAGCGGTTTGTTGCTCAGGTGTTGCATCTAAAAATCTTTCTGGCCTAAATTTATCAGCATCTGGTCCCCAATACTTAGGATTACGGTGCAATCCCCATATGTTAATAATAGCTTGACAACCTTCATTTAAAACTAAACCTGaagctgtaataatataattgttacaagaattcaatttaaattaaaaaaatctactatCTAACGATTTAGTTTTAGTGAAAGTGTATACTTACGAAGTTTTAAATCAGTTTGACACTTCCTCATAATCAATGGAGTCGTAGGATAGAGTCGCATTGTTTCCTTCAAAACAGCTtccaaatatttaagtttatttaaatcattaatagtTATTGTCTGATCAAAATCATCAAAGACTTCTTTaatcctaaaataaatttttatcatcatAAAACTTTTTACAGTTTATTATTGACAATTTGAACCCAAATGTAAAGTAAGCCAAATAAATAATGCAGCAGAAATTGACAATCGCTACGAGTAAGGAAAGACATTGCCTTAACTGGCACGGACTCCAAAAATAATTGATCAGATATTGTaaatgcttaaataataattttatatattatcctaataaaaaaatcttgaactTATTAAGTGCCGAATTCAAAGGCTCTTATGTCGCATTATTCTGACGCTCTTATTCCAATCCCTTATTTCTGAAGTCGGTGCCAGCTCAAAACTTATAATgggtatttttatagtaaaataggAATCAAATTCATTCATCCTTTTTATTCAGAGAAACAATAAAATCGATATATAATTCAACGCAAAAGGGCGCAgatatcatgtaatatatttattacttgatATCTGCGCCCTTTTTGTTGTTgcttttgttattacaaaatatataaacaaaaaaacaatctaGTTGAGGACTTCACGTTTTATAACCGACTAAAAACTTGTTTGGGCTTAACAGTTCATTATAAGGAAAAAACgcaatactaatttattataatataataattataaatttattcttaaaataatttaagtaattggTATTATTCTTACTCCTCGTATACTTTGTCCTGTACATCGAGGTGTTGAGACAACAGGACTGAGGCAAAGCCGCTGACAGAAACTGTAGTGTCAATGGACGCTAAAAGCAACACGAGTGACTCTTCGCGTAATTCTGTTTCAGAATATCCTCCAGAGTAACGAATCAATAGTTCCAATAAACTTTTCAAATCATCCTGTGTTCTcactaaaatcataaataataaattatttatttaatcgaaacattcctaaaattattttgagccggttggcgtggtcggtagatacttgcctattcacgccgaaggttgtgggttcgattcccactcaggacagacatttgtgtgcatgaacatgtctctttgtcctgagtctgggtgtaattttctatataagtatgtatttacaaaagaaaagtagtatatcagttgtctggtttccatagcacaagctttgtaaaggcttaatttgggatcagatggccgtgtgtaaaaaatgtcccacatgatattattattattattattataaaattataaaaattattattatttaaaaacttacaaatGTCATCTTCAGAAGTAGTATCGCTTTGTTCTTTTTTCATTAGTTTTCTTTTTTGGGAGATTagctgaaattatataataaagattaaaactaTACTATGAAACGCTTAGTTcttaaggataaaataaatagctcaGCTGAGGTAGTGACCTCAATTATTTTTACCTTAGGAGCGgtattagaaaaaaatttagtattgtTACTGATATTTTGAAAAACACCTTAGCTGAGCgcaatcttatttaaattatccaaGAAAATTACTTTGTTAATAAAGATCCACACTATTTTCTTATTGAGAGATTGTTTAGTGGCTTCAGGCAACAGCTTGTACACTTTAATACTGTACAGCCAAGGCCGGCATAGGCGAGTTATCACGTTGTCGAAGTAAGATACAAATGCTTCGCAGAACGGTTGAAATTCTCGTGGACAAAGATTCACGCTATTGCCGAGTATTGTTTCTAGAAACGATAAGtgtatacttttaattatatgtatgtttacagactatatatttgatattttaaataatacttcatcgacacaaaataacaaaaaggcaatattaaaatataaaaaattaccacAAGCAGATAGTAAGATATAAGAGCAGTAATGATTCCAGAGCGAGATGTCACCCTGCCCCACATACACTGCTAGTTTGTCCACCAACACCTGACTGTTCCGCGCGTATACTCTGACGAACTTGTTGATGTGTTTTGGAGCAAGTGCCAATGCATTAATCTTGCGACGAACGCGCCATATCctctcttaaaatatatatcacatttaaTACATGTTACCAACattgaaatacaataaaataatccaCCAGCCCTTAAATAATCCTCTGACCAAACTTATAAGAAAGAAGGACTATTTAACCACACTGACCTACTCCATGCTAGTAACTTAGACACGTGGCAAAATTTAAGGGATTTAAggatttccttcaccaccgagcacattataaacataaattaataagcatctataatataatatgtactctactaataaagtataatatatacttcaaCTCCAAATATACAATGTGGGTATAATAATGGCCGCTAAAGCGTTACATATACGTTTgacattattttagttaatgatttaaattgttataacataatttataataggcgATCGACTGACAAATTGAACTGATTAAAGTTGCAAAAGTCATAAATGATGACTGAATCAATTGATGTATCAGTGTAGTACCAGTAACATAgtgagaaaataaaaaacttaatttacatttaataaaatatactaagatCACTATCCATAAT
Encoded here:
- the LOC126769192 gene encoding probable cytochrome P450 313a1, with amino-acid sequence MEADQVHTITQRNRYRISTIQNLSEQAYKNKYGMVSFLIGNFSCVAISEPVSAHFVLRSCLEKGQMTLVFRHMVGNGSIFAPERIWRVRRKINALALAPKHINKFVRVYARNSQVLVDKLAVYVGQVRTQDDLKSLLELLIRYSGGYSETELREESLVLLLASIDTTVSVSGFASVLLSQHLDVQDKVYEEIKEVFDDFDQTITINDLNKLKYLEAVLKETMRLYPTTPLIMRKCQTDLKLPSGLVLNEGCQAIINIWGLHRNPKYWGPDADKFRPERFLDATPEQQTAYIPFSTGPRNCAGSRIGIISLKTTLVSILRKYRLKPAASFIYNEQNPLRVKHTLVTKHLDNFQVQLEHRI